The following DNA comes from Hordeum vulgare subsp. vulgare chromosome 3H, MorexV3_pseudomolecules_assembly, whole genome shotgun sequence.
TCATATGACTCGGATTCATCCACTCTGTCCTCTACTCGACCTCCTGATTCTCCAGTTCATGTTCTTACCGCTGATGGTACCTCTCTCCCTGTTACTAGTCGAAGCATTCTTAGCACTTCATCTTTTCACGTTCCCGACTTACCATGCAACTCATTTATGGTGgtcagattgttgactctagttgTCGTGTCATTCTTGACTCTGACTCTTGTTCCGTTCTGGACCGTCATATTAGTGCTCTCATTGGTGCTGGCCCTTGATGTTGTGACTCTTAGGGCCTCTGGGAGCATGACTGGCTTCATCTTCCGTTTGTTGCCACTGCCGCTAGTCTCACCCTCTGTTGCCTTGTCTACCAGCTCTTTTCAGGAGTGGCATCATCGCCTTGGCCACTTGTGTGCTCTCGTCTCTCATCCTTAGTTCGACATGGTCTTCTTGGATCCGTCTTAGGTGGTGTGTCTTTAGACTGACAGGGCTATCGGCTTGGTAAACAGGTCCGATTACCTTATCCTCATAGCGACATGTGTCTCCGTGTCCTTTCGACCTTGTTCACTCTGATGTTTGGGATTCGGCTCCCTTTACTTCGAAAGGGGATCGTCgctactatattatctttatagaCGGTTTCTCTTGCCATACCTGGATATATTTTATGTATTCTCGTAGTGAGGTCTCATCTATTTATAagtgttttgctgccatggttcacacaAAGTTCTCAACGCCTATTCGCGTGTTCAGTGCTGACTCTGCTCGAGAGTATATCTTCAAGATGTTGCGTGGAGTTCTTGCTGAGCAAGGTACTCTTGCTTAGTTTTCTTGTCCTGGTGTTCATGCTCAGAATGGCGTCGCTAAGTGCAAGCATCAtcaccttcttgagacggctcgtgcgatGATGAGCGCCGCCTCTCTTCCGcctaacttttgggcagaggttGTCTCCACTTCCACCTGTGTCATCAACCCTCAGTCGTCCATTGCTCTGCAGGGTGGCGTTCCTTTCTAGCGTCTCTTTGATAGTTCTCCTAATTACTCGGCGCTTCGTTTGCTTAGTTGtgcttgctatgttcttcttgcccctcgtgAACGCACCAAACTGTTCGCTTAGTCTGTTGAGTGTCTTCTTAGCTTATAGTGATGggataagggctatcgttgttgggatcttGTCGATCGCCGGATGTGTATTTCTCAGGATGTGACTTTtcatgagtctcgtcccttctacccgcgTCCATCTTCCTCGAcattttcagtggaggatatatctttcctcacttttcctgacaaaCCTATCACTCCCGTTGAGCTCTTGCCCGTCCATCCTACTGCATCTGTTCTACGACTGTTGCACATTCGACGCCACCATCTCTCATGGTTTCCTCACCTTGCTTGTCACAAGATTTTGCAGCTTCATCCAGTGTCCTCTCTGTCCCCTTCACCTATTCCAGAGAGTCCTCGTATTCTTCCATCATTTCCTCAGTATTATACTCGTCGTCCACGTGTTGTGGATGCGTCTACTGATGTGCCATCTTCCTCGTCTCAACCTAGTTATGGCTTGCGTCTTCGTCCGCTTCCGCCTATTGATCACCTTGGTTTTCCACACGCtagtgctgctgttcttgagccgacttttTATCATCAAGTTATTCATTccgaatggcagtttgcgattgcagaggagcttgctgcTCTTGAGCGTACTGGCACGTGGGATATTGTTTCTCTTCCTCCTGGTgttcgtcccatcacttgtaagtgggtctacaaggttaagactcgctttGATGGTTCTCTGGAGCGAtataaagctcgtcttgtggctcgtggctttcagcaggagcatggtcatgATTACGATGAGACTTTTGTTCCTGTGGCCCATATGGCCACTGGTCGCACACTTCTTGATGTGGCCTCTGTTCGCCACTGGTCTGTATCTCAGCTTaatgttaagaatgcctttcttaatggtgagctatgtgaggaggtgtacatgcaacCACCACCTCGGTATTACGTTCCGGATGGCATggtttgtcgtcttcgtcgctctctttaTGACCTTAAGCAAGCCCCACGTGCCtcgtttgagcgttttgcctgtGTGGTGATTGTCGGTGGTTTTTCAACGAGTGCTCATGATACAGTGTTATTTGTTCACCTTTCTGCTCGTGGTCGGACTATTCTTCTTCTATATGTTGATGACGTGATCATCACTGGTGATGACCAGTTTCTTATGTCATATTGGCCCTCtttgctactttcttgggatcgaGGTATCTTCTACCttgttgctcgtgctgctctcTACTGATGACCGCACAGTTGagactcccatggagctcaatgttcacctccgtgATACTGATGGTGACCCCCTTGTCTAAtccgacgcgttatcgtcatcttgttgggagtCTTATCTATCTAGTTGTCACTCATCCGGATATTTCTTATCCAgtccatattctgagtcagtttgtctctGCTCCCACTTTGGTTCACTATGGTCACCTCCTTCGTGTTCTCCAATATCTTCGTGGCACGATATCTCATCGTCTGTTCTTTCCTCGCTCTGATTCATTACAACTTCAGGCCTATTCGAATGCTACATGGGCTAGTGATCCCTCGGATCGCCGTTCACttcctgcttactgtgtttttcttgatggttctctcattgcctggagacgaagaaacaaaatgcagttTCCCGTtcaagtgcagaggctgagttgcgagctatggctcttttgacggtagAGGTGACGGTGGCTACTTGAGGACTTTGGTGTTTCTGTCTCTACATGAACAGTtcaggtgctattagcattgtgcgcgaccctgtgaagcatgagctcacgaaGCATATTggagttgatgctttctatgtgcgcgttggtgtgcaggatcaggttgttgctcttcagtatgtgccttctgagttacagttggcggatttctttacgaaggcccagactagagcacaacatgacTTCTATCTcttcaaactcagtgttgtttatccaccatgagtttgcggGGAGTGTTAGAGTACTTCTATATATATAgcccattgtataaggggttttctgCATACTTCCTgcactgtacatgtatatatattggcctatggcctcatgggaatacaagttgcatatttcccAACAGTCTCGCACCCCTGAGCACGCAATCGACATTCGAAAATGCAGTGACTCTTTCGTGCGAGTGAAATCCAAAGTTGCACAACATTTCTAAATATGCAAAGAGGTTGGAATAACATTAGTGCGAGTGAAATCCAAAGTTGCACACATTTTTAAATATGCAAAGAGGTTGGAATAACATTAGTGCGACTATTCTAGAAAGGTGTTGCACTCACGTACCAACATTGGAGCCCAAATAACACAGATAAGTACGAAGAATAAGCATACCCCACCACAGAATTTTGTCATTTTTGTTTGCTTTTCCCCGTGTTGATGATTTGCCCTATTTAAAATTGTGTCGCATTTCACAAGGAACAAGCTCGCGTATATGTCTTCCAACTGCGCAAAGGAACAAAAATATCAGATGCCAAAATTTGCTGTATTACAGCAATTAATACATTAGTGTAAAAGCTAAATACAAGAAATATGGTGAAAAGGTACATTATGCTGCACAACTACTACCATCAAACGTTGTACCTAACAGATTcctataaaagctatttttacTTTATTGTACAGCGCATGAACAACAATGAATGTAGGAGAAACTGCAAATATTCATGTTTATTTGAGTAAGACAAAGCCCGACTCCAACTGAAGCCATAAATAAGCGGAATCAGGTGCGCAAGGAGCTTTTGAACTAATAATATATTCTGAGATTACAAATAGGCTAACTAATTGCCAAGCAGGGCTTCAAGTACAAGTTTAGACTTCAGAAGTCTACAACAACCAAAACAGAAACAATTGTGATGAAGTAGACTAAACCATTCAATACAGATCACCAATATCACACATGTCCAGCTACTCTCGGCAGTGTTCGAAAATCTATATCTAAAAATGAAATGCTAAAGTGACAGCACGGCAAAAGTAGAATCATTATATGGGTTAACCAGAGTAAAAAAAACATACTGGTGTTTAATTTAATTGTTGTACCAACTGATCAGCGGTCCAAAAAACCAAAAATTAGTATCAATCATCATAGACTATAGTACCCAGCCTTCAGCACCTATATGTTAATAAATTTACGGCAGAATTATCCACATGCTTGCAAAAACAGATCTACTGATATTGTACCTTAAGCCAATCATACATTGTTAATGATGTAGTGGTGCAAGACCAATCAAGAACACATCGAAGCTCATACAAGAATGGCAAAGCTCGGTATAGCCGGAAACCCAAgtagtttacttgtgttactttgcTAGTCAGAAATTGTCTATACAAGTTACTTTTGTTAGGGATACCATATCTGATCTGCAAAGCCTGCAGTGCAAGGGAAATTGATTTTGTAAGGTAGATGGCACGTAAAACAAATCCTCCAACATCCCTGTGGGCTAGCTCCATTCCCCAAGCATACTCAGTGACCGAGTATGTGAAGAGcataagattgaaaatatagaaaACAACTTTTCCCGTGGCGAATGACCACAAATATATAATGCGGTCCACTACAATCAAGAAAAAGAGAATCTGCAAAATTAAAATAGCATATATTAGAAACCTAAGCAAAGAGAGGTAGAACAGCATTCAAGTGCAATAATAACCATGTAAACTGAAAGATGAGTTCTCACCATTAGGATGAAAACAAACTCTTTAGGGAATTGGTCTTCCAGCTGATAAACTTCCAAAAATTCACTCTTgttttttaggatagattgatagaacaTGAGAACAAAAAAGAAAACTGCCATGTCAGCACCAAAATAATATGCAtaaagatcaatctctcttttacCGCCACCAATTACAGAGACAACTGGGTAGGGGAaatttatttcttcaaaaaggcCTGCCTTTTGTGAGTCATGAATCTCCCTTTCTACATCAGCTGCTGGAGTAAGTGATTTGAACCATCCTGCTGACTGGCATTCTGTAGGAGCAGCATACACAACTTCTAGCACAGCAAGAGCCATACTAGAATTTTCTTTGCTCCGTTCAATACTTTGAATCCGAACTCGACTAGAAGAATGGCATGATGAAGGCGAATTAGATTGACATCTTTCTTCATGGGCTGTCACAAGTACCTTATTTATTGCTGACTCTATCCTCTCTGGTTGGATTCCATCTTCTGGCCAATGTTTTACTTCCATTGTAACTTGCACAAAAAAGGGAGGAGATTCTGCTCCCTGTGTTAGTGATAGCCAATATCTGGATAAGCCCCTCCCAGACATCCTTATAAGATTCATTAAAGGCATGTGCAAACTTTTTACCCTATCTTTCCAGTTGTATGGTATACAAAATTTCTCTTCAATGTTATTTCTTGCACTAAGAAAACTGAATTCTGTTACAGGAACCCATTCACCATCTTTGGCTGTGATTGAGCTCTGCAGGAGAGTAGATATATATACCAAAAACAGAGGCAATATACTGACAACAAAGGATGCTTTTATTTTATCATCAGGGAAACCTAATCTCTGGAGAAGAGGCAAATGTATATTCAAACCACAGTGTTGGATAATAATCTGATATATATACTGTGATAGAATGTTGAGCTCAGTGTAGATCAGAACAATGACCCAAAACAAGTAACTTGGCCCATAGTTGACACAAAGAGCATATAAGAAAAGCGCTCCAAGGTAGACCATGGAGAGCAAACTAAAATTCCACAGAAATACCAGGATAAAACAGCAATAGCAAACATAATCATAATTACTTCGCATCTGGTACCATATATACCGAAAGATAACACCGACTGGCATGCTTGCTGAGGATTCTGTTGCAGTTCCCAAGCTATCTGAATGTGTCCTCAGAAACTGGCCATCTTGTGTTCCCCTCTGGTTTTCTACTACACCATAAATGCTACCTTCCGCAGGGTGCTCATTGGAGAGTGATTCTTCTGGGTCAATGTTCAAGAAGCTCACAATGTTTGTAACTGCCTGGTTTCCAAACGACTGAACTTGGGAAACACCATCACCAATTAACTGCACAGCAGATTTAAGTGGGTTTTCCTTGGGTTGtcttccttccttctcctcttttagTAAGCTAGGATGCAATTTGATATCATACTCATCAAGCTCAATAATCTCAGATGTTGAGCCCAGGGAATGTTTTGCATTATCAGCCAGCATAAATTCTTCACTTCTCCCCCCGATTGGTGATCGCAGAGCATCAGACGTGCCTGGGAACAATAAATCGGTCATGTCTTTCTTTGTATCCGCTACAGAGAACTCAAATGACTGAGATGCTGCAGCTGGTGAACCAATCTCATTATCTAGCAATGGAGCATCAGTATCGCTGTACAACCTAGTAGTCCTCCTGCGCCGTAAGCCTTCATTGCCGGAAGCATTATTGATTGGGGTGATGGAATTCATTGTATTAAGTTCACTTTGTAAATTGTACATCTCAGATTTCATCCTTTCTACTTGCATGTTGCGTTGACGTTTTTGCTCCTCAGACCTGCGAAGATGCTGCAGCTGTTcagttttctttaaagccttcttCTCCTGTTCACGAACCATTGCACCGATTTGCTCTGCTTCAAGGTATCTTGATACATAATCAAACTCACCAgaactaaagatgtatgattgcaCTGCCACCAATAAGAAGATCACTATCTCAACAAAAGCTGACCGTGATGTTATCTTAAAACCATAATCATACTTGTAGAATCCAATAATTTCATAGAGGTAATCTATTTGATTACACTTGCCAGAGCTAAACTGCCCAACATAAGGAGATTGATATGCAAGTGACAAAACTATAACAGCAAAATTATACATCCGTAGATACTTGAaaatcttattcttcttcttcagtatTTCAAGTCTCATTCGGAAGAAAACCAGAGCAAACCCGAGATAACCAAGGTGTAAAAGATCATACTCCAGAGTACCAGTAATAGCAATTAGTGCCAAAACTATATCTAATAAATGGCAGTATGCATAAAGCCGAACATAATCAAGAAAGGTCCAGAAGCTTTTTGTTTCCAATGAGAGGTCCCTCCAAACAAACACATTTTTCCTTTGAGATCGCATCTGACGGTATGTATCTGAGTCCGAGAAACCAGAGAAGTGGTCAGAGCGTAGCTTGAATGAGGAATAAATGAACACAACATAGTAGCTAACCAACATTCGAGGATCATCAGCTATTAACCCTGCATCAAATAAATGTACATATATTTCATAATTTATCTGTTTTAAGATGAATagtaatataacattgaattgcAGAAGTTCAAGATATGACAGGGAGGACATACCTAGCCAGCATTTCGAGCAATAATCAAAGAAAATCTGCGAATTTTTCCAGCATCCGTGGCAACGCATTTCAATATCATTGACACCCTGTAACCAGAGCATTCCATCTTTCCAAAGGGCAAAATACTCAAGTACTAAGATGGAAGCAAAGAGAAACACGAAAAGGGGCCACAGTTTCTGGATTAGATCTCTGTTCATAAGAATACATGCCACGAGGCACATGATATAAAACATCGATACAGCATTTAACAATGTAAAGCTTGCCAATAGTAACACACTCATGTTAATTTCCAGACCTCGCAGTTTAAAAAGATTTTCCATCCAGAATATCATGTAGCTCTTAAATGTCAACTTCTGGGTGTCAAACCTTTCTCTTTTCAGAGAGATGATCCTTTGCTTATCCCACTTGTGGCTTTCTTTTGAAATTCCCCACATCTTTGCAAATGAGTACCTTTTGTCCTCATCCAAACCCTTGGTCACATTCTGGACAGCTTCTGAGGTCTGATAAGTGTTGCCTGAGCTAAGGGATGAAGATAAGCTGCTACCCACAAGACCTTGTACTTTAGAAAATAACAAGGCAAacttatttgaggaatatatctcCTCCCTGTTGTTCATAGGACTAGCAGATTGATCGGAAGACATAAACAGCTGACAAGGCTCTTCCCATTTACCCTCATGTACTAGAGATGCTGGCATTAAATCCAGCCAGTGGAACACATTATATTGAATGGTGCAAGCCACAATAACCAGAACTTTTCCTCTAAGCCCATATTCAACACCCCAAAGCCCAGAATCGTAATGTTTCAAACCAAGAAATGTAGAAAATCCATACAAACGCTGACCAGGACACATTTGAGCAGGTTTGCATAGCATTTGGAAGAGGTATTCAGATACAGCAAGTAAACCAGTGTAGACTAGGTAGACCTTCGAAGGAATTCGAGAAACTTTCGGTAAGGTGGAAAACACAATGAGACCTAACAGATAAACTAGGCCAGATAGACTGATTGATGATAGGCAAGCATAGAACACACTAACTGATAATATCTTCTCACTGTGCCAAATTAGCAACCTTCTAAGGAACCCTAGAAGCCCAGATACAGAAGCATCAGAAACACTGAACTTCTTGTCACTGTTCTGTCTTCTCTCATAACTGTAAAGTTGCATCACTATTAGAATAGACAATGATTGCCAAACGTTTGCCAACAAAGAGGCTTCAGGATCAAATCCAAGATCAGGATATAGTTTAACAAACTTTGAGACCAATCGCGCAAAGAGTGGAGAAATACTCAGGCTATAGGTGAAGATAAACACCACAGCAGCATATACTTTTAATGGAAACCAAAGTCGTCTCTTCGTCTTTTCGACAAGCTGCCTTCCAATTATCCAAAGTAGAAGGAACCAAAGGTAACCAAATGATATATAATTAGGAGTCACCAAGTATAGAGTCAAGAGAATTGTGAGGAAAGCCACATAAGTTCCGTATGAGCGATACATAGAGAGAAATTTCTGGCCGATTTTACTGAGATATGACGCAATCTTTTTTTCTGCAAAATACAAAATAGAGGTTGGCATAGTAAACATATATTCAGTCAACAACTCATGTCAAACAATAGAGAGCACATGTGGAGTCATCCAAGTACCCAAGTTTCAGATTTTCTACTaagatacaacaacaacaacaaagcctttagtcccaaacaagttggggtaggctagaggtgaaacccaccAGATCCcacgaccaactcatggttctggcacatggatagcaagcttccacgcaccccttccatggctagttctttggtgatactccagtccttcagatctctctttacggactcctCCCAGTCTCCCATGTCATGTTCGGTCTACCCTGGCCTCTTTTGACATTATCAGCACgctttagccgtccgctatgcaccggagCTTCTGGAGGCCTGCGCTGAATATGCTTAAACCATCTCAGacaatgttggacaagcttctcttcaatcggtgcctaccccaactctatctcgtatatcatcattccagacacggtccttccttgtgtggccacacatccatctcaacatgcgcatctccgccACACCTAACTGCTGCACATGCcgccttttagtcggccaacactcagcgccataaaacattgcgggtcgaaccgccgtcctatagaacttgccttttagcttttgtggcactctcttgtcacggaGAATgctagaagcttggcgccacttcatccatctaGCTTTGATTCGGTgattcacatcttcatcgatatctCTGTTCTTCTGCAGCATTGGCCCCAAATATCGAAAAGTGTCCTTCTAAGACACCacctgcccatcaaggctaacctcctcctcctcctcctcgtgcctagtagtactgaaaccgcacctcatgtactcggttttagttctactaagtctaaaacctttcgattccaagGTTTGTCTCCATAGCTCTAACTTCCTGTTGACCCCgtccgactatcatcgactagcaccacgccatccgcaaagagcatacaccatagaTTTTCTACTAAGATATTAAATATAGATTTGTAATATCTCTTTAGGAAAAAGGCACACTGTGAAAGAGTTTACAAAAGATCAAGGAAGCGAATTAATCCTCCATTGGTCCTCTCCCCATGCACTCTTTTCACCACAAACATTAGCCCTGCACCTAAAACATTTTTCTAATTTGTCAGCGACAAAAAGCTCTTGCCACCATGAAGAACGATGGCATCTGAGAAGTATAAAACCTAGTAACGTTAAGCATGACATAATTTATGTTGTAGTTCATTTAACAAGTAAAGGCAGTGCCaaacaataaataaataatatagaTGTCCATGGTGCAAGAAGATACCATGTGAGTTGCGACAAACTTGAGCTTCTCGTGAATTTTGTGAGCTATAAACTGACAGGAGTACTGACTTATTCAAACCAGCCTTTAGGATACTGAACCCAACAGGTGGACACGGTGTATGCCGAAGAACAGCGGAGAGAGCAAAAAGCATTTTAAAACCATGGCTATGGACAGCACAGAAGCATATAATTGAGCCAATCTCCAATAAGTCTTTTGTTTTAGCATTACTCGAGAGGCCTGCCAACATACAAGAAAAAGAGTGCTGTTACTGTAGTATAAAATGGATGGTGTGGTTTACCATTTAATTCAAGAGATTAGATATATCAATCTGTGCATCCACTGATCAAAGGTTCAAAACTCATTAAAATTGTTTAGTATTTTGCATGTGTATATATACTGGCCTGCGGCCTCATTGGAATACAAGTTGCTATtcccctaacatggtattagagtctATAGCTTTTTCTCTCTCCGTGCAACcggtccccccccccctccccttcCTCGCTCGAGCAGCCCGCCGCCCAAGTCAGCATCCCGGCAGGCTCTCCCGTCTCGTACATGCACCTTCTATTGTGTTTGGTGCTCGTCTGCTAGTCGCTCTTTTCCGCTGCTTCTCGTCGGCATCTCACATGCACGACTTTCTCCACAGGCTCTTCTGTATACACGAAGGCTCTTGCATCTACGTTTGTGTTTACTTCCTAGATTGTAGCTCTATATTTCCGCTGCATCCGCCAAGACCGTTACTCTTTTTCATGTTTCTCatgtcatgcgagtccaccatagctTTATCCGTCAGCTTTTCTGGTCCTTGTCCTTTCTATAGGATTCTCGTGGCCTCTTTTTGCATTGTTGATCTACGCCCATTATCTTGTCACCAAGCTTCTTTCGCCGCAGGTtttcttgatgtgccatcttcttttgacaacccatcttctactGATGCGGTGTCAGCCTCTGATGCGCCATCTTCCCGTTATCTCCTTTGGCTTGACTTGGCAGGTTTTGAAGACTTCATGCTATGACGTCCCTCTCAAGACGCAGACTTTGGATTATCTTCTTTTTTTCTAGtgttacacttcttcaaatgcaatgctatggcatacgctttgcatttgagagAGGGGGGTTGTTTAAGGGGTATTATATTAGGTTTAGGAGTCCTATCAGCCTATGTTTCCTTTCCTTGTACCCCAAGCCTTACGTAATATATATACGCCCCATGAGCTATGCAATAGAGATAAGTGGCATCCATAACAATGTACGCTGCATTGCTGTGCAGAACACGAACACCTAAGCATACACCTTCAGCACTGGGTTGTCATTGATTTAACAAAGAAACAAGGTTAACTTTACAGAAAAGTAAAGACATGAAACATAGAGAGCGCACCTAACTGTGAGAATACCTCCATCACAAGTGAACCACTGCGCTCGAGAGCATTGGAGACTAGATCAAGCTGAAGAATGTACAGTATTGAAAAATGCACCTCACAAAATAACACTAAGAATTGgcgcagtcttttcttgattgaATGATTCACCAGAAACACCAGGAAAAAGCACACTGAGACAAAAGTAATGCTCATTAGCCATGACTCAGCTCGAGGCAAAAACATAAAATGTAGATGCTACAAAATGATTTATAAGATCCGTCAAATGACTGTGGGGGTTGGGATACTAGAGAAGAAGATAGTAAACTGAAATCCAGAAAATGGTACAAATAACAGTAACTTCGGAATTAAGAAAGATAGCACGAAGGAATATTGCACCGTACTGTAAACAGCATGAATAAATCCAGGTTTCATCACAAGAAGAAAGAGTAATATTAAAGTAATTGCACGTGAAAGTTTGCGTAGACCCCATGCTAGCGTTGCTACAATCAAAACCATTGCATCTTCCTTGTCTGCAAAAATAGGCCACAAAGAGGTCAGAACCAAGTCAACGGGGGCATACAATCAAGTGGTGTTTGGATATTAAACATAGGACAGCAGCACTGTGATGTAATCTATTTCGAACAAAAAATCAAGAATCAAATTGTGAAGGACACGATAAAGGTATTAAGTTTTTGAAAAACATTAACACTATGTACCATTTACGAACTTAAAGAAAATCTGTAGCCTTCTAACAACCACAAGTATGGTCATTTACTCATTAGTATGTGCCCATGCACCACCAGACAACACTTGTTGAACAAAACAGCAACTACAAAAGGGAATCTTGCCAGAACAGTCGTGCTGGGAGCTTTTTGTACCTAATTGTTTTAAATGGTTGTCAGACAGTGGACATTTAAGTTTCAAAATTG
Coding sequences within:
- the LOC123443666 gene encoding piezo-type mechanosensitive ion channel homolog isoform X5, which codes for MAWRTGGCAGRCLLPLLLLTASLLDWSLISLVNMVIFFAIRFVAPRRGFHNWRLYILYWCTIIYSAVAILAQVTFHIIWGIEGKGWIVAYSWWAKLVGFARDQPWESPSVIYFLIVQLSAVVLSLVEVFGSRIHQDSCWLNFSFDIEQIGYHFRVACCLLLPAVQLIVSISHPSWISLPFFVFSCIGLVDWSLTSNFLGLFRWWRLLEIYSVFSILLLYIYQLRVKFPYVVVAFADFIGLFKVSSKSEWPELSAGISLLVYYFMLSSFKQDIQEMDSLMSLENDSLTEDLLPSRNAFLVRQSRTGRRHANVLLGGSVFRTFSINFFTYGFPVLLLALSLWSFKFTSICAFGLLAYVGYILYAFPSLFQMHRLNGSLLVFILFWAVSTYVFNVAFTFFNKRFQKDTVIWETIGLWHYSIPGLFLLAQFCLGVFVALCNLVNNSVFHYLTFEDGPSSSDDHLIDDKEDAMVLIVATLAWGLRKLSRAITLILLFLLVMKPGFIHAVYMCFFLVFLVNHSIKKRLRQFLVLFCEVHFSILYILQLDLVSNALERSGSLVMEVFSQLGLSSNAKTKDLLEIGSIICFCAVHSHGFKMLFALSAVLRHTPCPPVGFSILKAGLNKSVLLSVYSSQNSREAQVCRNSHEKKIASYLSKIGQKFLSMYRSYGTYVAFLTILLTLYLVTPNYISFGYLWFLLLWIIGRQLVEKTKRRLWFPLKVYAAVVFIFTYSLSISPLFARLVSKFVKLYPDLGFDPEASLLANVWQSLSILIVMQLYSYERRQNSDKKFSVSDASVSGLLGFLRRLLIWHSEKILSVSVFYACLSSISLSGLVYLLGLIVFSTLPKVSRIPSKVYLVYTGLLAVSEYLFQMLCKPAQMCPGQRLYGFSTFLGLKHYDSGLWGVEYGLRGKVLVIVACTIQYNVFHWLDLMPASLVHEGKWEEPCQLFMSSDQSASPMNNREEIYSSNKFALLFSKVQGLVGSSLSSSLSSGNTYQTSEAVQNVTKGLDEDKRYSFAKMWGISKESHKWDKQRIISLKRERFDTQKLTFKSYMIFWMENLFKLRGLEINMSVLLLASFTLLNAVSMFYIMCLVACILMNRDLIQKLWPLFVFLFASILVLEYFALWKDGMLWLQGVNDIEMRCHGCWKNSQIFFDYCSKCWLGLIADDPRMLVSYYVVFIYSSFKLRSDHFSGFSDSDTYRQMRSQRKNVFVWRDLSLETKSFWTFLDYVRLYAYCHLLDIVLALIAITGTLEYDLLHLGYLGFALVFFRMRLEILKKKNKIFKYLRMYNFAVIVLSLAYQSPYVGQFSSGKCNQIDYLYEIIGFYKYDYGFKITSRSAFVEIVIFLLVAVQSYIFSSGEFDYVSRYLEAEQIGAMVREQEKKALKKTEQLQHLRRSEEQKRQRNMQVERMKSEMYNLQSELNTMNSITPINNASGNEGLRRRRTTRLYSDTDAPLLDNEIGSPAAASQSFEFSVADTKKDMTDLLFPGTSDALRSPIGGRSEEFMLADNAKHSLGSTSEIIELDEYDIKLHPSLLKEEKEGRQPKENPLKSAVQLIGDGVSQVQSFGNQAVTNIVSFLNIDPEESLSNEHPAEGSIYGVVENQRGTQDGQFLRTHSDSLGTATESSASMPVGVIFRYIWYQMRSNYDYVCYCCFILVFLWNFSLLSMVYLGALFLYALCVNYGPSYLFWVIVLIYTELNILSQYIYQIIIQHCGLNIHLPLLQRLGFPDDKIKASFVVSILPLFLVYISTLLQSSITAKDGEWVPVTEFSFLSARNNIEEKFCIPYNWKDRVKSLHMPLMNLIRMSGRGLSRYWLSLTQGAESPPFFVQVTMEVKHWPEDGIQPERIESAINKVLVTAHEERCQSNSPSSCHSSSRVRIQSIERSKENSSMALAVLEVVYAAPTECQSAGWFKSLTPAADVEREIHDSQKAGLFEEINFPYPVVSVIGGGKREIDLYAYYFGADMAVFFFVLMFYQSILKNKSEFLEVYQLEDQFPKEFVFILMILFFLIVVDRIIYLWSFATGKVVFYIFNLMLFTYSVTEYAWGMELAHRDVGGFVLRAIYLTKSISLALQALQIRYGIPNKSNLYRQFLTSKVTQVNYLGFRLYRALPFLYELRCVLDWSCTTTSLTMYDWLKLEDIYASLFLVKCDTILNRANHQHGEKQTKMTKFCGGVCLFFVLICVIWAPMLIYSSGNPTNIANPIIDVSVKIDIKALGGRLTFFQTTACEKIPWKYLKAYNDVDPLDYLGAYNVEDIQLICCQPDASTMWLVPPPVQSRFVRSLEETEMIFGKMELILNWDFLRARPKGTSGLLDQVKCDD